CCATCCCTTCTTTATCTTGCTGTGTCTTTTTTCCTAACCCCCTACCATtacctttttttctccctccttcttaCCTACCTATTCAACTTCCTCCACTCATGCATAGTTAAGAGTGAgctcctctgtctcacacacacaaacacaaactttgtCTCTTGGGGCCATATGTTGACCCGCGGTGGACCTGAATACAGCCATCTGCCTGCCTTTCCTATGTCCCACAGGGCAAGAGTGTGGGAGAATGTCTATCAGacacaatgcaacacacacacacacacacgcctttATCCCGTTTACAGCCACTAATCACTCCCAGACAGCGAACCCATCTCATGTTAACAGTGACAAGATAATACTGCTGTTGCTCTTGTGAATGACAGAAAGATTCCTGGGGCCCTTTCgttttctttgtctcattttATGGACATCTGAGAATTTAAAGACTAATAATGTGTAGATTTGTAATGAGAGTTGTGGAGTTGTAAAAAGTCTCACTGAGGGGACATCATTGAAGTAGAGCAGAGTAACGCAGTGAGAGGATGGATGGAATCACTGGAGGCAGTGAGGGAGAAGGGAAATGGGTAGAAACCCAGGATTGGTAAGATTAAACCCCAACAAAAGGCTTCTTATCTCCACATGAAATCTTAGTAGAATgactacacgcacacacacacacaaacacaaagtgtccTGCTACCCTATAGCACAGTGGGTGGGACAGGCATGATTTGACAAACGTGcttaaatagattttaatttgCAATCAGAAAATGTTTGACTGCCCCTGACTGTTTAAAATGCAAGGCACTGCATGCAGcacatgtattttgtttttaaacattttaggGAAGCGGACATCatggtttttttatttatttaatgataatactctattaaaaaaaaaaaagaatattaaaaGCCTTCAGATATAAGAAGAACCTGGTTAGATTTGTACTGGCTCACGAAGCAATCATCTGCTATGGGTTTTAAGCACAATCTTGCATCAGGGAGGAACGTAATTATTCAGCTACACCTGAAGTGTGAAGAgtcttttcttcacttttgtTTAGTGTAACTTGAGGATGAAAGAGGTTTTTGGTGTGTGGATACTCATGGTAGCCATTTTAAATCCATGTAATCCAAAAAGTTTTTCCCCAGTGTGGCTGACCATTTTCATATAAACTTAAggatgaaatgttcttgttaAGACAATTGCCCTGTGCCGTtatcttttaaacatttgttgtcAAAGGCTCTGAACTGTTTTTATGTATATGGTTCACATTGATTGTTGAGTTACTACCTCTGTGATCCagtttgtgtgttgctgtccAGTGGACATCACTGTTTTATCATCACTGTGTACACCTCTAGTCTAAGATATCAACTTCAGAGGGAGATGCGTTTATCTTCACTTTTCAAAGCGTGTGCAACTGTGTGTACATAGAGCTCACATCACAATAAAGGGCCAAGCTCTGACATTTAAGTTCAGGGGTGCGTGAGGCGGAATGAAAACTGTAAATGACGGTTCACATAGTTTCCTGTTTGCTTCCTTCCTGCAACTCGCACCAATGTTTTTACATTGTGGCAAATACGCTATAACAGTTTTTTCTAAAAGGAAACGGACATGAGCCTTGCTGCATCAGCAACTCATTAGTTTCCCAGCAgaagcttctgtgtgtgtgtgtacaatttacttgtaaatgtaaatatgtaaataaacttaaacagtcagttttaaaaaacacaactaaaCTTTATTTCCAGTACAAAAAAGGCAAAAGAAACCCAAATATATTAAACTTGATACAAGCATTAACAACTCAAAGTACTCTATAAATAcgttaaaataaattaaagagaTTAATTTACTAAAGATAATCACCTTCAACACTGAACAGGCATCAAACATGTCGATGAAAAGGTGATTTTAAATAGACCAGAAACAGCACAGTGTCTGCTCTTCTACCAAACTACAccgtaaacacacaaaaacagccaAGTAACATTTCTAAAACACTACACATATGTACCCTAACTGTACAATAGCTGGATCTAACACAGTAAAGGCAACAGACCTGGAAGAACAGGATATACGAAAGTGACTGCGCTTCACATTCGTAACAGTACAAAGCCATTAACAAGAGGAATTAACACAGAGATGACAATGATGGAAGGTGgtgttcacacaaacatgactATTCATTAAACATGTAACACCAGTGCTGCCTGTGgacaagagaggaagaaaataaatcacacttCTGAGAATGTTTGTGCTTAAGATAAtctaaaatacagtttgggCACCATTGATGTTCTTGAGAAACTCGCCAAAAGGTAAAAACAGGACTTTGATAAAGAAGTCATTTGACTTGATTAAATATTAACTTCTGAGCCAAAAGCTCCAGCATATCAGATTATGTaacaagacacaaaacaacatgatGGCACATCATTTAGGTTTTCGTCCATATTTGACCATTTGATCATCTGCAGTGCCTGTTGTTGGAGCCGACTCTTCACATATCAAAAGCCCATAAAATCTCTCTGTCTTATTTTTCCTGTTGGCAAGTCCTACATGTAACGATATGTCATgaacatgaaatatgaaaaaagtatGATCAAGCCCACATGGCTTTTGTTGTCAAATCAAAATGagtccctctccctcctttcgAAGGGCCGGTTGACTTTGGTAATTTGGCGTTTTGCTGGTAGCAGGTTTATCAACAAGGCACAAGAGACAGAAGATCAACACTTGTGGTAATCTTGACAACAAAGAAACCTGAACTCACACTAGCTTATGTcactaaaaagaaaagactctCACCCTTCCTCACATCTCTCCAAACAAATCTTGATTCAACACTAAGATGACCTTTTAAATAACATGACAGGCACTTCGGCCGTTTAAAAACGTAACATTCATGTTCGAGGCCAGTGATCTGAACGTAACCTCAGACTGAAGAAAAGGAGAATTTAACTCACTTACCACCGAGATACTGTGTGcgtttaatggaaaaaaaaaacagtgcgtCTGTCCCaccataataaaaaaaaagaaagagtttaTGCTACAAACAGACGTCTTTGGCTTTATCACATTTTGAGGATCACTCGGTAGATGCTGGTGAAATCTGAACGGAGTGGTCGGTCTTCACAACAGACGGCACTGGGGCAAATCACACTGTGATTACATTAGCTTAATTGCCATCTGCTTAATTAACATATTATTCTGATAAAGCATCAAACGCTTGCAGCACTATTAGACTTCTGTCTTCATACTCTTGTTGgcaacacacatttattttcagtatcACTGTGGCCTTCCTTCTGCAAATGACACCGGCGTTTTAACCAATCTCTGTCCGTGTTCAGACTTAGTCAACAAAGACTGTTTCATTCAAGGCCACGCGGGTGCAAAGAACGTCCCGTAGCAGTGTGTGAAAGGGgaatgtgcatgtatgtgtcaAACTTATctgtatcgtgtgtgtgtgtgtgtgtggcatgtaTTGTGTCTCATGGGGTCATCATGTCTGTGTTGTATGTCAGTGTAAATGCTTGCTTGTGATTCCAGCACACTGCAGCCTAAAGGCAGACCACAGTGGGATCATCAGGAACAGAGAGCTGACTGAATACTGCCAGACGCCGGGCATTGCCTTCGTTGTTGCCACTGCAGGATTCAGAGCCGCTGAGTGAGCTAGCAGAGCTGCTCCCATCTTGGTCCTGGTCAGACAAAGAGGTGTAGGACAGGGATCGGGCGCCCAGTGGGCATGAAAAGACCCCAGGAGCGCCGGGACTCTGCCTCAGGGATGGGGAGCCAGTTGGAGAGGGCCCACAGGGAGAGCAGCCGGAGTCTGGGGAAGGCAGGAATGGAGACAGGGGATCTGCTGTGATGGCCTGACCCACGAGGGATTGGAACTTTTCAGCAGGTGAGGCCTCAAAGGCAGAGTCCATCTCCAAGAAGGCGTGGGAGAGGAGGTCAGTAATGTCGGcacaggaaggaggagaggccGAGAAAGCAGGTTTGAAAGAGGCGGCGGCCAAAGGGGGATGAGCAGTGAGAGTGTGCTGAAGGGCTTGCTGAGGAGCCGAGGGAAACCCAGCAAAGCTGAAGCTCTGTCTGACCAGAGGAGGCCTGTGCATACGGGAGGAGCTAAATGGCTGCTGGGGAATgcttgaggaggaggaagaggaggaacgagAGAAGGACTGCTCATTTTCTTCCTCGCCATTGTGGACAAAGTGGCAGCGGATCCCGTAGGGGCAGAAGCCGATGGTGTGAAACGTACGACATGGCTCAGTTTTGTATTTTGGATGTCTGTTGAGATCCCGTAGCTCATCTGGCCCGTGGGCAAACTGGCACTTTCCACCATACTTGCACAGCCCGCTCTCCGTGAAAGAGCGACACAGTTCAGTCTTATagcgagaggaagaagaggaagtggagagagaTGAAGTGGATAGGGAGGAGCTAGTGCTCAGTGCAGTAGGGCTGTCACTTTGGGAGTGCTTGAAGTCTGTCCCGGGCCAGCCCAGATTTGCTGCTGTGGCGCTGCTGGTCTCCACCATGCTGACCGAGCGCAGAGCAAGGAAGGCTGACTTCAACTGGGAGGAATTAGCAATCTCGGAGGGCGGTGGGCTTTCTGACTGCTGCCCCCATTGACTGGAGGTCAGAAATACACTTTCTGAAGGATcagtgggagaggagagagaagagagggaaaatgACGCGCTGCTGCGTGGCTGACCGATGTAACCCGGTGTTCTCATCTCCAGACTGAGGGACGGTGGCGGCCTGTTCGGCTCCATCAGGTCGAGACTGAGCAACTGCTGTATAaacagacaagaacagacaaCACAACATTAGCTGCACAActctaaaatatttaaaatctctGTGGCTCATTCTTGGTTCAGCGATACTACATTTCTATTGACATTTAACTTAGAAAGGAAACAAACTTTAAAGTCTATTTGTGTCATAATTGGTCAAAGACACTTAATCCAACAGGGTAACAATTTATCTAAAGCATGTCTTTATAAATATTGAGTTTCTACATTTCCCAATACAACTGATTCTATATTCGACAGTGTGAAGGCGGTTTTTGTGTCTGACACccttaaaaaagaaattctgcACAAAAGAACTGAATTTGTGGATGATGGAAACAAAGTCATGCATAACAGAGCACTGGAGGAGTGCAAGGTAACAACACTAAATTTAGTTGAGAATATGAACTTTTGTCAAAACCTTCAATTAGAAATTAACATGCAAggaatttgttttggtgtttggtGCAAAATAAACatgggaaagtgtgtgtgtgtgtgtcaagaaAGTTAAGAAGCCAAAGAACTAAATTaaacagtaaagtaaaatatgtatttaaaaacaaagataaaaactagtaaaaatatgtaaaatatagaAATGAATCCTACTTGAGTCAGCTGTATGTCTAATGAGACTCATCCTCTTTTGTTTATAATCTGATCGAGTTCCTGACGGACACAGTTCTTCTTAAATATCTGAGGTGAAATAAGTTTCTTCTTAGGACCTTTAAGATTCACTGTGTTACTGGAGAATTAGTTAAAACCAAGATATAATTAAATCACCATTTAGATGATAGACACTGAATACAGCAATTTAATGACTACATTGCAGACATTTAAGCTGCAGATGCTAAAAACCATCGTATGTCTTATATAAAGATTAAAATCCACAAACCACGTATGAAAACTACGAGACTTCATGTACAGTTACAGGGTTAAACACAGCCGAGCTGTAACAGGAGACTGAGTTGTTTCAAGCACC
The Paralichthys olivaceus isolate ysfri-2021 chromosome 11, ASM2471397v2, whole genome shotgun sequence genome window above contains:
- the LOC109630334 gene encoding mRNA decay activator protein ZFP36L1 produces the protein MPSYPKLDQLSDLEQMMCKQLLSLDLMEPNRPPPSLSLEMRTPGYIGQPRSSASFSLSSLSSPTDPSESVFLTSSQWGQQSESPPPSEIANSSQLKSAFLALRSVSMVETSSATAANLGWPGTDFKHSQSDSPTALSTSSSLSTSSLSTSSSSSRYKTELCRSFTESGLCKYGGKCQFAHGPDELRDLNRHPKYKTEPCRTFHTIGFCPYGIRCHFVHNGEEENEQSFSRSSSSSSSSIPQQPFSSSRMHRPPLVRQSFSFAGFPSAPQQALQHTLTAHPPLAAASFKPAFSASPPSCADITDLLSHAFLEMDSAFEASPAEKFQSLVGQAITADPLSPFLPSPDSGCSPCGPSPTGSPSLRQSPGAPGVFSCPLGARSLSYTSLSDQDQDGSSSASSLSGSESCSGNNEGNARRLAVFSQLSVPDDPTVVCL